The nucleotide window GAAGTAAGAAATATTTAGGGTGAATAAATCAATTCCACTTAACCAAACAGAACCACCATAACTTGTATGCCATGTTGAATTTGAAACTTCTCTTGGACTCCAAACACGTCCGTAGTCAAAACCAGCAGAAACTCCCATTTTTAATGGTAAAAAAGAAGTTTTAATTTCTCCAAAGCGCAATCGTAAATCATTACTATGATAAAAGCTTTGAGTTCCTGTAAAACGCTGACGGTTAAAACCACGTAAGCTTTTATCACCACCTAAAGTAGCAGCTTGAAAAATTTCAAAACGGTTACCAATGTTAATATGTGTACCAACTTCAGAAGCTAAAACTAATGAACGATTTTGCACCAAGTTTTGATAAATTGCTAAAGAAGATTTAATATATCCAAAACGCCTTTCAAAGTCATTAATTTTTGATTTTGCTCCAACTGCTAATTCAAAATTCATTCCTTTAGTTGGGAAGCTTACATTATCAATTCTGTTATGAGTAAAACCAAGTTCACTTCCTATAAAATAATTAGTATCAAAAATATTAATAGCACTTTGATTGTGATTTCTAATGTTTCTATTCGGTGTGTTTTGTACACGAACACCTTCTATAGAAGAAGCTAATTGAACAGCAAACCCACCTCTAAAACGTTTTAAGAGTGCTGGCGAAAAGCTTAATTCACTTTTCTTAATACGGTAATAATCTAAATCAAAATTTTGATTATTTACACTGTTATTACCCCATCCAAAAAAGTTAATAGAATAATTGTCACTAGTTGCTTTTGCGCGTATTGCTAAACTCCAATCTCCTATAAATTCAGTAAACTCACCATTATATTCAATGTCAAAACCATTAATAGCTGAAAAATAGTTTGCTGATAAAGAATGTTGACTTGCAAATGGACGTTTTTTAAACCCTTGTCGTGTATGGGTTACAGAGGCGCCAATAAAGAAACCATCATCTGGATTACTACCTAAGCTAGGAAAAACAAGAGTAGTGTTGTTATCTATATCTCGGTGATTATAGGTGTTTCTATAGTAATTGTCTGAGCGTAAATCGGCAGTTTCCTTGTTTCCGTTTACGGTATTTTTCTTTGATTTATAATCGTAGATTTTTGTTTTCTTACTCCAACCAGCTACTGAAGACTCATCAGTATACACATCATGATCTTGTCCTCCTATTAAGCGAACTAAAATACCGTTTTTAACTTTTCCAGTTATGGTGAAAGTATCATCACCATTTAATCCATAGATTTGAATTTCATTCGTTTCTTTGGTCGTAAAAGTGCGTTTATAGATTGTATTTTTCTTACGAGTAACAGTAACTCTAGTTTCAGTGTTATTTATACGTTCTATTGAGAATATATCCTTTTTGTCAGTACCTACAATGTATACAGTTTTAGCTTGTTTTGTATAGTATCTACGAGCAATGCTTTTTAATTTATCTCTTCGTGATTTTATTTTTGCAATTGTTTCTTTTCCGTCTAATTCATAAATCTTGGTAGGTAACTTTTTTATTGAAGCTTCAATAATATCATCTGTTAATTGTTTTTGAATATAATCCGCTTGTGCTAACCAATCTTTTAAAGTTAATTCATTTAAAAATTCAGCATCAAAAAAACGAGGGTAATTGTTATACCATTTCATATTTTTAATATCATTTTCAAAAGTTTGCATGTTTTTAACTAAAGGAGCAAACTGTTGAAATAAAGGAATCATAACTCCGTCGAATTTAGAAAAAGGTTGATCTCTATCTCTAGGTATAGGTCGGTAATAGGTGTTGCCATTATCGGTTTTAAATGAAGCCCAACGCCATTGATCTTCATGACGATCCCAATCTCCAATTACCATATCAAACAAGCGAGAACGTATAGCCCATTCTTGATCTACTGTATGCTTTCCATTTTTACGAATCTTTTCTAAAACATCAAAAGTATTTATAATGTTCGTTGAATTACCAAAACTATCTACATCTTTTCTATTACCAGCAGGACGTTCTTCTAATAAATATAAACCACCTCCAAAAATAGTGTTGTATTTACCTAAAGCTGGTTGTTTAGGCATATAGTATAGCTTAGGATTTGTATGGTAAATATTCACAGCTTCTGCCATATCAGGAATAACAAATGCAGCATATGGGTGCGACATAGTAAAAATATCTTGTACAACGTCAATTAAAAAAGTCCCTTTTAAGATTCCTCCCATAATACGACTACCATTTTTATACATAGAACGTAGTACATATTGTTTTCCTTCAGAATTTTCAAGACGAAGTGAATTTGTTTGGTTTCCTCCTCCTTGTCTAATAGGCTTTAATCCACCAAAAACAGACTCTAATTCTAAAACAGGTACTTGTATTTTTTTACCATATTTTTCACGGTGTAAGTCTCCCCACATAAATTTATGAAATCCACTTACTTTTGTAGCTTCTGAAGGATAAATAGAAGTTTCAATAACTTTTTTATGAGCATTATATTCACTAAAATCAGGAGCTTTCTTTACTGTTTTTGGAGTGATAATTTCTTTACTAA belongs to Tenacibaculum sp. MAR_2010_89 and includes:
- a CDS encoding metallophosphoesterase, with translation MNIRFFLYFIAFIFITGCATYKAQYANNKAPKTIKVNKELSHSFYLIGDAGNADLGKNLLSLEYFQKDLQTSTKNSTALFLGDNIYPIGMPKKKTTERALAEHRLQIQIDAVKNFKGKTIFTPGNHDWYNGLKGLKRQEKMVEKALGKNSFLPEKGCGLKKVNINDNLTLIIIDSKWFITDWNNHPTINENCDIKTREHFMNELSGMFKKNRYKNVVVAMHHPLYSNGPHGGSFSFKDHMKPIPVLGTLKNMLRSHAGIETDNFNKSYTDFIEQIKTIADDFKNNIVFVGGHEHNLQYIENDGFKQVVSGSGSKQSPALAGYNAPFTYGNHGYAKLNFHKDGSAVIEYYAANTTDNNKLLFSKEIITPKTVKKAPDFSEYNAHKKVIETSIYPSEATKVSGFHKFMWGDLHREKYGKKIQVPVLELESVFGGLKPIRQGGGNQTNSLRLENSEGKQYVLRSMYKNGSRIMGGILKGTFLIDVVQDIFTMSHPYAAFVIPDMAEAVNIYHTNPKLYYMPKQPALGKYNTIFGGGLYLLEERPAGNRKDVDSFGNSTNIINTFDVLEKIRKNGKHTVDQEWAIRSRLFDMVIGDWDRHEDQWRWASFKTDNGNTYYRPIPRDRDQPFSKFDGVMIPLFQQFAPLVKNMQTFENDIKNMKWYNNYPRFFDAEFLNELTLKDWLAQADYIQKQLTDDIIEASIKKLPTKIYELDGKETIAKIKSRRDKLKSIARRYYTKQAKTVYIVGTDKKDIFSIERINNTETRVTVTRKKNTIYKRTFTTKETNEIQIYGLNGDDTFTITGKVKNGILVRLIGGQDHDVYTDESSVAGWSKKTKIYDYKSKKNTVNGNKETADLRSDNYYRNTYNHRDIDNNTTLVFPSLGSNPDDGFFIGASVTHTRQGFKKRPFASQHSLSANYFSAINGFDIEYNGEFTEFIGDWSLAIRAKATSDNYSINFFGWGNNSVNNQNFDLDYYRIKKSELSFSPALLKRFRGGFAVQLASSIEGVRVQNTPNRNIRNHNQSAINIFDTNYFIGSELGFTHNRIDNVSFPTKGMNFELAVGAKSKINDFERRFGYIKSSLAIYQNLVQNRSLVLASEVGTHINIGNRFEIFQAATLGGDKSLRGFNRQRFTGTQSFYHSNDLRLRFGEIKTSFLPLKMGVSAGFDYGRVWSPREVSNSTWHTSYGGSVWLSGIDLFTLNISYFQGNTNENRVAFGIGFSF